Proteins encoded together in one Chitinophaga varians window:
- a CDS encoding DUF4230 domain-containing protein, protein MKKILYIVAFLLLAVLLFWLGKRFGSSNVSEQVISNSTIVKEIAELASLDVQGSASIKRSNIEDSGGWSDNLKKAFLENTVWVTIPYQAKYGVNIDEKHFKVEVSNKKIIVHLPAPKLMSYELKVDKMETANRKGWLLFQDDETYTAVQKKLYQTSRSQLENNQLYIQQSKDKIRKVMEQYYAPFLKDHTLEVQFDGAATATPPLN, encoded by the coding sequence ATGAAGAAGATCCTCTATATTGTTGCTTTTCTGCTACTGGCCGTGCTGCTTTTCTGGCTGGGCAAACGTTTTGGTTCCTCCAATGTCAGCGAGCAGGTGATCTCCAACAGCACTATTGTAAAGGAAATCGCCGAACTGGCCAGCCTGGACGTACAAGGCTCCGCCAGCATCAAACGCAGTAACATTGAAGACAGCGGCGGGTGGAGCGATAATCTGAAGAAGGCTTTCCTGGAAAACACCGTATGGGTCACTATCCCCTATCAGGCAAAATACGGGGTGAATATCGACGAAAAACATTTTAAGGTGGAAGTCAGCAATAAAAAGATCATTGTTCACTTGCCGGCGCCTAAGCTAATGAGCTACGAGCTGAAAGTAGACAAAATGGAAACGGCCAACCGCAAGGGCTGGCTCCTCTTCCAGGACGACGAAACCTATACTGCCGTGCAGAAAAAGCTGTACCAGACATCCCGCAGCCAGCTGGAAAATAACCAATTGTACATACAGCAATCCAAAGACAAGATCCGGAAGGTAATGGAGCAGTATTACGCCCCCTTCCTGAAAGACCATACCCTTGAAGTACAGTTTGACGGCGCCGCCACGGCCACCCCTCCGCTCAACTGA
- a CDS encoding CinA family nicotinamide mononucleotide deamidase-related protein produces the protein MSKITASIITIGDELLIGQTIDTNSAWMAQELNALGIWVHRRLAIGDVREDILSNLAKEAELSDIVLITGGLGPTADDITKPTLCEYFQTRLVQDAATLQRVLHIFESRGLPILERNVAQALVPESCTVIANERGTAPGMWFEKDGKIYVSMPGVPHEMKGIMESYVLPQLAAHFNTPAVVHRTLITSGMGESFVAERLIAFEAKLPPHIKLAYLPSYSLLKLRLTAFGADKVTSAAELTGYFHELMALLPDITVTDQDISIGEVLGQLLKERGKTVGTAESCTGGQISTWITAVPGSSAYYKGSAITYANEMKMKLLGVKAETLQTYGAVSEETVKEMLAGALQLLETDYAIAVSGIMGPDGGTPEKPVGTVWVAVGSREKMTAIKYHLRYDRERNTQMTAVYAMNELRKLILE, from the coding sequence ATGAGCAAAATAACCGCCAGCATCATTACCATTGGTGATGAACTGCTGATAGGACAAACGATTGATACCAATTCCGCCTGGATGGCACAGGAACTCAATGCATTAGGTATCTGGGTACATCGGCGTTTAGCCATTGGCGATGTACGGGAAGACATCCTGTCCAACCTCGCCAAAGAAGCTGAACTGTCTGATATCGTACTGATTACCGGAGGATTGGGGCCTACGGCCGATGATATCACCAAACCCACGCTCTGCGAATACTTCCAGACCCGGCTGGTGCAGGATGCAGCCACACTGCAGCGGGTGCTGCACATCTTCGAAAGCCGCGGCCTGCCGATACTGGAACGTAATGTGGCCCAGGCCCTGGTGCCTGAGTCCTGTACAGTGATTGCCAACGAGAGAGGCACCGCCCCCGGCATGTGGTTCGAAAAAGACGGGAAGATCTATGTGTCTATGCCCGGTGTGCCGCACGAAATGAAAGGCATCATGGAAAGTTACGTGCTGCCTCAGCTGGCGGCACATTTTAATACCCCTGCGGTAGTACACCGTACGCTGATCACCTCCGGTATGGGGGAATCATTTGTAGCGGAAAGGCTGATAGCTTTTGAAGCAAAACTGCCGCCACATATCAAACTGGCTTACCTGCCCAGCTATAGCCTGCTGAAACTGCGACTTACCGCCTTCGGTGCGGACAAAGTGACCTCCGCAGCTGAACTGACAGGCTATTTCCATGAACTGATGGCGTTATTGCCGGATATCACCGTCACTGATCAGGACATCAGCATCGGAGAGGTGCTGGGGCAGCTGCTGAAAGAAAGAGGAAAGACGGTAGGCACCGCTGAAAGCTGTACCGGTGGACAAATATCCACCTGGATCACAGCTGTTCCCGGTAGTTCCGCCTATTATAAAGGCAGCGCCATTACCTACGCCAATGAGATGAAAATGAAGCTGTTGGGTGTAAAAGCAGAGACATTGCAGACCTATGGTGCGGTAAGTGAGGAAACCGTGAAGGAAATGCTGGCCGGCGCCCTGCAACTGCTGGAAACAGATTATGCCATAGCCGTATCCGGTATCATGGGGCCCGACGGCGGCACCCCGGAAAAGCCGGTCGGCACCGTATGGGTGGCCGTTGGCAGCCGGGAGAAAATGACAGCCATCAAGTACCATCTGCGGTATGACCGGGAACGGAATACCCAGATGACCGCCGTGTATGCGATGAACGAGCTGCGTAAGCTCATTTTGGAATAA
- a CDS encoding cupin domain-containing protein — MQYSAAHWRDQLKLQPHVEGGAFLETYRSEWMLDMSTLPAGMGGNRNASTCIYFLLEEGQFSAFHRIAADEIWHFYDGQTLTIYEIEPGGQLRAHKLGRDIQNGESLQVIICAGNWFASRVEVPGGYALTGCTVAPGFDFADFELADKATLQAAYPQHASLIDSLTR; from the coding sequence ATGCAATATTCCGCAGCCCACTGGCGAGATCAATTAAAATTACAACCACACGTGGAAGGCGGCGCCTTTCTCGAAACATACCGTTCTGAGTGGATGCTGGACATGAGCACCCTGCCGGCCGGCATGGGTGGCAACCGGAACGCGTCTACCTGTATATATTTTTTACTGGAAGAAGGACAGTTTTCCGCTTTTCACCGCATTGCCGCTGATGAGATCTGGCACTTCTATGACGGCCAAACCCTTACCATCTATGAGATTGAGCCGGGCGGGCAGCTCCGGGCACACAAGCTGGGGCGGGATATTCAAAACGGCGAGAGCCTGCAGGTGATCATCTGCGCAGGCAACTGGTTTGCCTCCCGCGTGGAAGTGCCCGGCGGATATGCGCTCACCGGCTGTACCGTAGCACCCGGCTTCGACTTCGCCGATTTTGAGCTGGCAGACAAGGCCACCTTACAGGCTGCCTATCCACAACATGCATCGCTGATTGACAGCCTTACCCGGTAA
- a CDS encoding dihydrolipoamide acetyltransferase family protein: MAIVELVMPKMGESIMEATILRWHKKTGDHVKVDETVLEIATDKVDSEVPSIAEGVIAEVLFKENDVVPVGTVIARINTNADAAANTAPVPETPVAASEPKFTAAAVPSAAPVAAAAAPTPAAGGARFYSPLVLTIAQQEGVSFADLERIPGSGSDGRVTKKDILQYVADRKEGKVVPDVTPVAETAATPATAVRNTPAVTTTVASPTYNGNVEIVEMDRMRKLIANHMVMSKQTSPHVTSFAEADVTNMVKWRDRMKGEFEKREGEKLTFTPLFIEAIVKCIKRFPLINCSLDGDKIIIKKDINIGMATALPSGNLIVPVIKNADMLNLTGLSKQVNGLANAARQNKLKPEDTQSGTFTLTNVGTFGSLMGTPIINQPQVAILAVGAIKKRPVVVETEQGDSIAIRHMMYLSMSYDHRIVDGSLGATFLTAVAQELENFDPKRTI, translated from the coding sequence ATGGCCATTGTAGAATTGGTAATGCCAAAAATGGGAGAAAGCATCATGGAAGCCACCATTTTGCGTTGGCATAAAAAGACGGGCGATCACGTAAAAGTGGATGAAACCGTGTTGGAAATTGCTACGGACAAAGTGGACAGCGAAGTCCCCTCGATTGCAGAAGGGGTGATCGCCGAAGTACTCTTCAAGGAAAACGATGTGGTACCGGTGGGCACTGTGATAGCCCGTATCAATACCAATGCCGATGCAGCGGCCAATACTGCACCTGTACCTGAAACACCGGTAGCGGCCTCAGAGCCTAAGTTTACCGCTGCCGCCGTACCATCTGCTGCACCCGTTGCAGCTGCGGCCGCCCCTACACCTGCTGCCGGCGGCGCCAGATTCTATTCCCCGCTCGTGCTCACCATTGCGCAACAGGAAGGCGTTAGCTTCGCCGACCTGGAGAGGATTCCCGGTTCCGGCAGCGATGGCCGCGTGACCAAAAAGGATATCCTGCAATATGTGGCAGACCGTAAGGAAGGCAAGGTAGTCCCCGACGTAACACCTGTTGCGGAAACTGCTGCCACTCCTGCTACCGCTGTACGTAACACGCCGGCAGTAACCACTACCGTTGCTTCCCCTACCTATAACGGCAACGTGGAAATCGTGGAAATGGACCGCATGCGCAAACTGATCGCCAACCATATGGTGATGAGCAAACAAACCAGCCCGCACGTGACCAGCTTCGCAGAAGCCGATGTGACCAACATGGTGAAATGGCGCGATCGCATGAAAGGTGAATTCGAAAAAAGAGAAGGCGAAAAACTCACGTTCACACCACTGTTCATAGAAGCCATCGTGAAATGTATCAAACGTTTCCCGCTGATCAACTGCTCCCTCGACGGTGATAAAATCATTATCAAAAAAGATATTAATATCGGTATGGCCACGGCCTTACCTTCCGGTAACCTGATCGTGCCCGTGATTAAAAACGCAGACATGCTCAACCTGACTGGCCTCAGCAAACAGGTCAACGGCCTGGCCAATGCTGCCCGTCAGAACAAACTGAAACCGGAAGACACGCAGTCCGGTACCTTCACCCTCACCAACGTTGGCACTTTCGGCAGCCTGATGGGAACCCCCATCATCAATCAGCCGCAGGTGGCCATCCTGGCTGTCGGCGCTATCAAAAAACGCCCCGTGGTCGTGGAAACCGAACAGGGCGACTCTATCGCTATCCGCCATATGATGTACCTGTCCATGTCCTACGATCACCGTATCGTGGATGGCTCCCTGGGCGCTACTTTCCTGACTGCTGTGGCCCAGGAACTCGAAAATTTCGATCCCAAACGGACCATTTAG
- a CDS encoding RNA recognition motif domain-containing protein has product MNIYVANLHYRLTDEDLHQIFSDYGEVTSAKVIKDHETGRSRGFGFVEMPNQEEGAKAMDSLNGSEIEGKQLMVNEARPKQPNNNFKGGGNRGGGGGYGSRDRRY; this is encoded by the coding sequence ATGAACATTTACGTAGCCAACCTGCACTATAGGTTGACCGATGAGGATCTCCATCAGATTTTCAGCGATTATGGAGAGGTTACCTCCGCTAAGGTTATCAAAGACCATGAAACAGGCCGCTCTCGTGGTTTCGGTTTTGTGGAAATGCCTAATCAGGAAGAAGGAGCCAAGGCTATGGATAGTTTAAACGGCAGCGAGATAGAAGGCAAGCAATTAATGGTAAACGAAGCAAGACCTAAACAGCCGAATAATAATTTCAAAGGTGGTGGTAATCGTGGTGGCGGAGGAGGATATGGCTCCCGTGACCGTCGTTACTAA
- a CDS encoding GNAT family N-acetyltransferase, with protein sequence MATTIYLVKDGDYTVSTDKSRLDISVIHDFLAKESYWAKDIPVSVVEKTLAGSLCFGLYYRDRQIGFARLITDLASFAYLADVFVVPAYRGKGLSKLLMRAILEHPELQTLRRWLLVTQDAHELYRQFGFTEVPNPEKFMQRHNPNAYTK encoded by the coding sequence ATGGCAACTACCATTTACCTCGTTAAAGACGGAGACTATACTGTTTCAACTGACAAATCAAGGCTGGACATCAGTGTTATACACGATTTCCTGGCAAAAGAATCATACTGGGCAAAAGATATTCCTGTCAGTGTTGTGGAAAAAACACTGGCAGGATCTTTATGTTTTGGATTATACTATCGCGACCGGCAGATAGGATTTGCCAGGCTGATCACCGATCTGGCTTCTTTCGCCTACCTGGCCGATGTGTTTGTGGTACCTGCCTACCGCGGCAAAGGTCTTTCCAAACTGCTGATGCGCGCCATACTGGAGCACCCCGAGCTGCAAACCCTGCGGAGATGGCTGCTGGTAACACAGGATGCACACGAATTATACCGGCAGTTCGGCTTCACAGAAGTGCCTAATCCGGAAAAGTTTATGCAGCGTCATAACCCGAACGCTTATACGAAATAA